One window of Phoenix dactylifera cultivar Barhee BC4 chromosome 5, palm_55x_up_171113_PBpolish2nd_filt_p, whole genome shotgun sequence genomic DNA carries:
- the LOC103702895 gene encoding heavy metal-associated isoprenylated plant protein 44-like, whose translation MAKGRPLSLQTVELKVRMCCTGCERVVKNALLKLRGVDSVEVELELEKVTVTGYVDRNKVLKEVRRSGKKAEFWPNPDLPLYFTSAANYFRDEESFRDTYNYRRHGYNGDKHGHVPVPRRGDDRVSNMFNDDDVNACHVM comes from the exons ATGGCCAAGGGACGACCCCTCTCGCTGCAG ACAGTGGAGCTTAAAGTGAGGATGTGCTGCACAGGCTGCGAGAGAGTTGTCAAAAATGCTCTCTTAAAGCTTAGAG GGGTTGATTCAGTGGAGGTGGAGTTGGAGTTGGAGAAGGTAACCGTTACAGGGTACGTCGACCGGAACAAGGTGCTCAAGGAGGTGCGGCGGAGCGGCAAGAAGGCAGAGTTCTGGCCTAACCCGGACCTCCCGCTCTACTTCACGTCGGCTGCCAACTATTTCCGGGACGAGGAGTCGTTCCGTGACACCTACAACTACCGGCGGCATGGCTACAACGGGGACAAGCACGGCCATGTCCCGGTGCCCCGTCGAGGCGATGACCGTGTCAGCAACATGTTTAATGACGACGACGTCAATGCATGCCATGTCATGTAA
- the LOC120110844 gene encoding heavy metal-associated isoprenylated plant protein 30-like, protein MADLQIVPAGKHVEAQHVEMKVPLYSYGCEKKIKKALSHLRGIHSVHVDYHLQKVTVWGICNKYDVLATIRKKRREACFWDQMETEFKSKVAEEEADAEKAPHRATINMHKLRKLRKRLMLRLVSSSFP, encoded by the exons ATGGCAGACTTGCAGATTGTTCCGGCAGGCAAGCATGTAGAGGCCCAGCATGTGGAGATGAAGGTGCCACTCTATTCCTATGGCTGCGAGAAGAAGATTAAGAAGGCATTGTCACATTTGCGAG GGATACACTCAGTGCATGTTGATTACCACCTTCAAAAGGTGACAGTATGGGGGATATGCAATAAATACGATGTGCTTGCCACCattaggaagaagagaagggaagcTTGCTTCTGGGACCAGATGGAGACAGAGTTTAAGAGCAAGGTTGCTGAGGAAGAGGCTGATGCTGAAAAAGCTCCCCACCGTGCAACTATAAACATGCACAAGCTTAGGAAGTTGAGGAAGAGGCTGATGCTGCGGcttgtttcttcttcatttcCATGA
- the LOC103702769 gene encoding heavy metal-associated isoprenylated plant protein 9-like has translation MGEATQEEAKVEAKPEEKKEEKKEEKQEEKKEEKAEKKEEAKPSPPPPIVLFVDLHCVGCAKKIEKSVLKCRGVEEVEVDMVQNQLTVKGMVDPQALCSRIQKKTLKRARVLSPLPPAEGESKQEVVPSQVSGITTVELHANMHCEACAQQLRRKILKMRGVQTAETELSTGKVTVTGTMNGEKLVEYIYRRTGKLATIVPQPPKEEEKKEEAEKKAEEKPPEAEKAEEKKEEKAEEKKEEEKATQEESAEGNNKDGGGKEEKGGGEEQKKEGEGEGEGEGPTKVDVPNEADMVKRMVYWNGSIISEEEMTRRMMMHWMPVYVIERPPPPPQIFSDENPNACCIS, from the exons ATGGGTGAAGCTACGCAG GAAGAAGCTAAGGTGGAGGCCAAgccagaagagaagaaagaagagaaaaaagaggagaagcaagaggaaaagaaggaagagaaggcagagaagaaagaggaagcaaagccctcccctccccctcccatCGTCTTGTTTGTGGACTTGCATTGCGTTGGATGCGCCAAGAAAATTGAGAAGTCCGTTCTCAAGTGCAGag GGGTTGAAGAGGTTGAGGTGGACATGGTGCAGAACCAGCTCACAGTTAAAGGAATGGTGGACCCTCAAGCTTTGTGCTCTAGAATTCAGAAAAAGACCCTCAAAAGAGCAAGAGTCCTCTCCCCACTGCCACCAGCCGAAGGGGAGTCCAAACAGGAAGTGGTTCCATCACAG GTGAGTGGGATAACCACAGTTGAGCTGCATGCGAACATGCACTGTGAAGCCTGTGCGCAGCAGCTGAGGCGAAAGATACTAAAGATGAGAG GGGTGCAAACTGCCGAGACTGAGCTGAGCACTGGGAAGGTGACGGTGACCGGAACCATGAACGGAGAGAAGCTCGTAGAGTACATTTACCGCAGAACAGGGAAGCTTGCGACGATTGTCCCCCAGCCcccaaaggaagaagagaagaaagaggaagcagAGAAGAAAGCTGAGGAGAAGCCTCCCGAGGCAGAGAAagcagaggagaagaaagaggagaaagcagaggagaagaaagaagaagagaaagcaaCGCAAGAAGAAAGTGctgagggtaacaataaggatggtggtggaaaggaagagaagggaGGTGGCGaggagcaaaagaaggaaggggaaggggaaggggaaggggaaggACCAACCAAGGTGGACGTTCCTAACGAGGCAGACATGGTGAAGAGGATGGTGTATTGGAATGGTAGCATCATCAGCGAAGAGGAGATGACAAGGAGAATGATGATGCATTGGATGCCGGTCTATGTCATCGAacggccgccgccgccacctcaAATTTTCAGTGATGAGAACCCAAACGCTTGTTGCATCTCATAA
- the LOC103702768 gene encoding heavy metal-associated isoprenylated plant protein 45: MFRFQRQRTSSSNALTIVELNVHMDCEGCEKRIRKAISKLDGVDTVDIDMDKQKVTVTGYVDQRKVLKAVRRTGRKAEFWPYPYDSQYYPFAIQYLEDSTYTSTYNYYRHGYNSSVLGYFPDPAYSVIVDDQMAAVFNDDNVHACVIM; encoded by the exons ATGTTCCGTTTCCAACGGCAGCGGACCTCATCGTCCAATGCCTTGACC ATTGTGGAGCTTAATGTCCACATGGACTGTGAAGGATGCGAGAAGAGAATACGGAAAGCAATCTCCAAGTTGGATG GGGTTGATACTGTGGACATAGACATGGATAAACAGAAGGTGACTGTCACTGGATATGTGGATCAGAGGAAGGTCCTCAAGGCGGTGAGGCGGACGGGAAGGAAGGCCGAATTCTGGCCGTACCCTTATGACTCTCAGTACTACCCATTTGCCATTCAATATCTCGAGGACTCGACGTACACGTCAACTTATAATTACTACCGGCATGGATATAACTCAAGTGTGCTTGGATATTTTCCTGACCCAGCTTACTCTGTGATAGTTGATGATCAGATGGCTGCAGTCTTTAATGACGACAATGTTCATGCATGCGTGATCATGTGA